In Candidatus Zixiibacteriota bacterium, one genomic interval encodes:
- a CDS encoding S9 family peptidase: DLDLYAAPVDGSQKPRCLTEANEALDTAPAFSPDGKTLAYLAMEKAGYEADRVRIILKSWPDGEAKTLTELWDRSASELSWSSDSKTIYTTADNVGQHSLFAIDTVDGKDKVVLWEGHIGGPQVSGGRIVYSMNHLNGPAELYSVKPDGAGIERITHINDERVAATKMGEAEQFSFAGWNGEKVYGYVVKPIDFSADKKYPIAFLIHGGPQGSFGNDFHYRWNPQAYAAAGYAAVMIDFHGSTGYGQAFCDAIRDDWGGKPLEDLRLGLEEAIKRYSWMDGERVAALGASYGGYMINWIAGKWPDRFKCLVSHDGNIDEQMAYFDTEELWFPEWEHHGTPWDNPEGYQKHNPVNLVKNWKTPMLVIHGGLDFRVVDTQGLSSFTACQRRGIPSKFLYFPDENHWVLKPANSILWHETVLAWLDEWTKE; this comes from the coding sequence AGACCTGGATCTGTACGCCGCACCGGTGGATGGATCGCAGAAGCCGCGCTGTTTGACCGAGGCCAACGAGGCATTGGATACGGCACCGGCTTTCTCACCGGACGGCAAGACGCTCGCGTACCTGGCCATGGAAAAGGCGGGCTACGAGGCGGACCGGGTGCGCATCATTCTCAAGTCATGGCCCGACGGCGAGGCGAAGACGCTGACCGAATTGTGGGACCGGTCGGCCTCTGAATTGAGCTGGTCATCTGATAGCAAGACGATCTACACGACGGCGGACAACGTCGGGCAGCACTCGCTTTTTGCGATCGATACCGTTGATGGAAAGGACAAGGTCGTGCTCTGGGAGGGGCATATCGGGGGGCCGCAGGTTTCCGGCGGGCGCATTGTCTACTCCATGAATCACCTGAATGGTCCGGCGGAACTGTACAGCGTGAAGCCCGACGGGGCCGGCATTGAGCGCATCACGCACATCAATGATGAGCGCGTCGCGGCGACGAAGATGGGTGAGGCGGAGCAATTCTCATTTGCCGGATGGAACGGCGAAAAGGTCTATGGCTATGTGGTGAAACCGATCGACTTCTCGGCGGACAAGAAATACCCGATCGCGTTTCTGATTCACGGTGGGCCGCAGGGGTCGTTCGGCAATGATTTTCACTACCGATGGAATCCGCAGGCTTACGCCGCGGCGGGTTATGCGGCGGTCATGATCGACTTTCACGGATCGACCGGCTACGGGCAAGCGTTTTGCGATGCGATTCGGGACGACTGGGGTGGCAAGCCGCTGGAAGATCTTCGGCTGGGGCTTGAGGAGGCGATCAAGCGGTATTCGTGGATGGACGGCGAGCGCGTCGCAGCGCTGGGCGCCTCGTATGGCGGATACATGATCAACTGGATCGCGGGCAAGTGGCCCGATCGATTCAAGTGCCTGGTCAGCCACGACGGCAACATCGACGAGCAAATGGCCTACTTTGACACGGAGGAGCTTTGGTTTCCGGAGTGGGAACATCACGGCACGCCGTGGGACAACCCTGAGGGCTATCAGAAGCATAATCCCGTCAATCTCGTCAAGAACTGGAAGACGCCGATGCTCGTGATCCACGGTGGTCTCGATTTTCGCGTGGTCGATACGCAGGGGTTGTCGTCGTTTACGGCGTGCCAGCGCCGCGGCATTCCCAGCAAGTTCCTTTACTTCCCGGATGAGAATCACTGGGTGCTCAAGCCGGCCAACAGCATTCTGTGGCATGAAACGGTGTTGGCTTGGCTGGATGAGTGGACGAAGGAATGA